The Larus michahellis chromosome 18, bLarMic1.1, whole genome shotgun sequence genome contains the following window.
gaaggcaaagaggaggagaaggaggagaagaaagcgTCACTGAGCGCTGCACCTGATGAGGTggtgaaagaggaagaggaggaggtagagCTGGCGTTGGCGGAGATGaaggccaaggagctggcagagtTGAAGAGGTAAAAAGATCTCACCTGAGGAGAGATGAGGGAGCACCAGGCCAGCAGAGCACAAGGCGGGCTCCAGCCATGGGGACAAAGGCTGGTAGTGTCAGAGCCTGTCCTGCTGTTGACAGTGGGTGAGGGTTGTGGGTCTGGAGTCCTTGGGGTTGTCTGCTCATCTGAGCAGGTGAAGCAGCTGTTCCAATCTGGCACGGGCCTGCTTCATCTCAGGGTTGGTGGCCCCTCATAGGGCGGTGATAGTGCTGCTGAGGGAGATCTGGCACCAATGCGGCAGTGGAAGAGCCActgggctctgtgtgtgtgtgtgtggagggagcCAGTGCGGCCTCATCCCTTTGCCTCCTTCtccagaaagaagaagaagatcCTGAAGGAGCAGCGGAAGCAGCGTGAGCGCGTGGAGCTGAAGATGGACCTCCCTGGTGTCTCCATCGCTGATGATGGTGACACCAGCATGTTCTCCCTCCGAACTATCCACAGGACCCcggtgtgtggggcagggggaggccagGCTCCCAGAGCCATCACGACTGGGACAGTGGTGGGCCCATGGCTGATGGGCCGTAGCTAGTGACTCGTCTCACTTGCGTTGCAGCTGCTAAACGAGGTGACCCGGGGAGACATGGCATCCGCAGATGCCCTTCTGGAGATAGGACCTGGAGACGATGACATTTATATCTCGGATaatgaggaagaggatgatgtGTCCCTGGCTAGCGATCTGGACCCAGAGGAACTGCTTGAGATAGAAGCCCGTCAGCGCCGGCTGGAGCGGGAAAAGCGAGAGAAAGGTGCAAAGAGGTGAGAGCCGGGAGAGATCTCCCTGAGGTAGGGGCTTCCTTTGGAGCAGCTCCGGAGTCCCGCAGTGGGCACACCCCGTCCTGGTTGGGGGACGCTGATCCTGCTGCTGTTTGTCACAGGGCGAAGTttaagcagaaggaagaggaggaggaaggggaggaagtggAGAATCCCCTGCTGGTACCCCTGGAGGAGAAGTCGGTGCTGGAGGAACGGCAGACCAGCCTGTGGTTTGGGAAGGTGAGTCCCACAGGGCCAGAAATGACAGGGCGGCCTtggccccagcagctgctcaggtctgccctgtgtcccctgacctgctgctccctgtccccaggatgCCTTCGCTGGCATCGAGGACGATGCGGACGAGGACCTGGAGCTGGGGCAGTCGCAGATGTTGGCTGAGAAACAGCGCGAGTCTCAGAGAGGTTAGTGGGGGGCTGCATCGCTGCGGGGGGCACAGAGGGACAGCCCCATGGCCCAGACTGGGGTGCTGGATCAAACCACGATGGGggtgctgctctgagcaggactGGAAATCTCCAGGGGCTGCTTCCAGCCTGTATCATTTAATGAGCTGGTGTGAGTGTAGTGTTAACGAGCTGGATCTCTAGAGTAACGCTCTGCAGTGGGGTCTGCCTCGACCCTTTCTCACCCAGTGGTTCctgttccccagacaaagcaacAAGGAAAGGGCAGAAGAAGGAGGTACCCCCGGAGGAAGCTCCAGCTGAGCCCCCACCTGCCACAGACGCAGGACCCGACACTGGTAAAGCACAGGATGAGCAGAGCAGCGACGATGACAGCAGCAGTGACGAGGAGAGGTGAGGGATGAGAGGGGAGGCAGCCTGGATGTTCTCCACAGTCCTGGAGAGCGGGGAGGTGAGGACCCCGGCCCTGATCAATCTCTCCGCAGGCCACTGACACCAGTGGGGAGGAAGCGGGACCGTGTCGAGCCGTGTGGCTTCGAGGTGGTGCCCATTGAGAACCCAGGTGAGTGGGGGGTGCTGTTTGCACCCATGTGTGCCCGGTGATACCATGCGAGTTCCTCTTTAGGGTGAGGAGGCAGGGTCAGACGTGGGCTGGCAGGGCTCCGTGCTGCTCCCTGGGTCTCCGGCTGCTTGCAGATAAGCCAAGCTTTAATCTGTCCATATGCTGCAGTGAAAAAAGCCCGTGTCCTGGACGCAGAGGGCCTGGCGCTCAGCTCTGTCATTGCCACCTCCAAAAAGGCAAGACGGGACCTCATTGATGACTCCTTCAACAGGTATGTGCAGCTGCGGTTGCTGGAGGGGCAGCAGCGCTCGGTCTCGCAACAGGAGACAGGCCATGGGGGTGGCAGATGTATTGGTGTGGGGACTCCATGTCCCCCTCACgaccgtgtccccctccccaggtatTCCTTCAACGAGGACGAGGGAGAGCTGCCGGAGTGGTTcacagaggaggagaagcagcaccGGCGCAAGCAGATACCTGTGGACCGGCAGACGGTTGAGGCGTATCGGCAGCGCTGGCGTGAAATCAACGCCCGCCCCATCAAGAAGGTGGCGGAGGCCAAGGCCCGCAAGAAGAGGCGGGTGAGTGGGGCTGTGGTCCTGCATGGGTGCTCTGTTCCCCCTCCCAGGTGCTCCGTCCCTCCTCCAATCCCCCTTGTCCCTCACCCTCGCTGTCCCCGCAGATGCTGAAGAAGATGGAGCAGatgaagaagaaagcagaggcCGTGGTGAGCACGGTGGATATTTCGGAGAGGGAGAAAGTGGCCCAGCTGCGGCGGTGAGTGGCGGAGCTGAGATCCGGATCCTTCGTGTCATGCTGGGCTGGTTCGCGATGCCTTGTCCCTGCAGCCACAGCGTGGGGACAGCTGCTGTGTGTAACCCAGCAGGGCTGGCAAAGGCCGGGCTGGATCCGGGTGCAGGCTGAGGGGTGGCAGAGCAAGCAAGGGAGCCCCGTCTTGGGGCACGGAGGCCCAGAGGAGTGGTGTCACCCAGTAGAGTGGTGTCACCCAGTATTGGTCTTTGGATACATCCTAAAGCCAAACTGCTGGAGCCGGGCCACGGTGCTGGGGTCTCGGTCTCACCTTTTGCCATTCTCCTGCAGCATCTACAAGAAGGCTGGGCTGGCCAAGGAGAAGCGGCAGGTCACCTACTTGGTGGCTAAGAAAGGCGTAGGACCCCGGGTGCGTCGTCCTCCTGGCGTCAAGGGCCAGTTCAAGGTCGTCGACAGCCGCCTGAAGAAAGACGTGAGGGCTCAGAAGcgcaaagaacagaagaaaaaacgcCATAAGTGATGTGGGACTGGCTCCGTCCTCGGCCAGGGACTTGGCTCGGCGCACGGGGCAGCGCTGGCTCCTGTCCTCCCACCGCGGCCTCGGGAGCAGATGTCTCATCCTGCCTCTCCCCCGTCACGGGGACAGGGCTCCACACGTTCCTGTTAGTCAGTGCCTTGATGTGACATT
Protein-coding sequences here:
- the FTSJ3 gene encoding pre-rRNA 2'-O-ribose RNA methyltransferase FTSJ3 — encoded protein: MGKKSKLGKSRRDKFYHLAKETGFRSRSSFKLLQLNRKFQFLQKARALLDLCAAPGGWLQVASKFMPVSSLIIGVDLVPIKPIPNVVTLQEDITTEKCRQALRKELQTWKVDVVLNDGAPNVGASWVHDAYSQANLTLMALKLACEFLCKGGWFITKVFRSRDYQPLLWIFQQFFNKVQATKPQASRNESAEIFVVCQGYQAPDKIDNKFFDPKYAFKEVEVQTKSVSELVSKKKPKAEGYADGDTTLYHRFTLMDFLKAPNPVDFLSKANEITLGDGELENHSSTTEELRQCCKDIRVLGRKELRALLNWRTKLRRFLAKKLKEQAKELDINLSSGEEEEGKEEEKEEKKASLSAAPDEVVKEEEEEVELALAEMKAKELAELKRKKKKILKEQRKQRERVELKMDLPGVSIADDGDTSMFSLRTIHRTPLLNEVTRGDMASADALLEIGPGDDDIYISDNEEEDDVSLASDLDPEELLEIEARQRRLEREKREKGAKRAKFKQKEEEEEGEEVENPLLVPLEEKSVLEERQTSLWFGKDAFAGIEDDADEDLELGQSQMLAEKQRESQRDKATRKGQKKEVPPEEAPAEPPPATDAGPDTGKAQDEQSSDDDSSSDEERPLTPVGRKRDRVEPCGFEVVPIENPVKKARVLDAEGLALSSVIATSKKARRDLIDDSFNRYSFNEDEGELPEWFTEEEKQHRRKQIPVDRQTVEAYRQRWREINARPIKKVAEAKARKKRRMLKKMEQMKKKAEAVVSTVDISEREKVAQLRRIYKKAGLAKEKRQVTYLVAKKGVGPRVRRPPGVKGQFKVVDSRLKKDVRAQKRKEQKKKRHK